CAGCACCAGCCACGTTCAGTTCTACCAAAGCTTCGTTTCAGACCACATTGAACTTATTCAAACAAAGCCAGCAGACCAGGAGAGCAGTAGCATGTTATGATTGCGGATGGCGGTGTGCTCCTGGGCTCCAAGAATCATACAGGCTTGTCTTTCGGGCTTGAAAGAGTGTAGGTTCATTTCTCCCCCCCTTCTCTGTGCACCCATTTCAGTCTCACCTTAACACCCAGGCACAATATGCCCTACTGTTACACATGGAGCACATGCAAAAGTCTTGGGAACTGCAAGAAAAACTTATCCAGGTTTGCTACACTTTCTGACCAGTTAATTTCTCCAACTTGTCCACTTGCAGTGTTAGGAAGgatactttggaaatgtaatagattacagattacaagttaccctatttaaaaagtaataagtaGCGTAACTGTCAATTGCTTTATCAAAGTAATGTCactgattacatttgtttgcttttctaaatttctaaagaatgttttcaactgttatacattttcaaacatCTAAACGAACTTATTACtatcagactttcaaaatccttcatcacttgaattcaggttataaaaatgaaattttaaagcacagccaccacaaaatcagacttcagcaactttttcttttagctatgatactattttttttttttaatcaaatcttGCTACGACAagaaaacactggcatctaacaatgccttggaaagAACAGtcaatcttaaaaaataaagcatgtaCATAAAcccaattagaaaataaaacgGTTAACGAATAAGCATGCATCCTAAACTCCTGAAGCATTGGTGTCTCATATATAttagagcagtcaatgcaatttggaaagaaatcaattaaatctgtgtgtgtgtgtaaatattcagatgtaaccaccaatgtaatcattaacattttcatatgtAACcgtaatttacacatttttttctcagtaactgtaacagattagttacatttattttgtaattaaattaaggaactgttacatgtaactagttactccccaacaaaaatgtaatgattAATGAATTCATAATTAGTGATATTTGTAAGTAATACTATTTGCATCATGATTTTAAAAACTCCAAATTTAAAGCGTGTTTTAAACAAGGTTTTTTTAAGattgtgaatgttttttttttgtcattgatCCAACTATTCTACCTTTTGGCCTCACACCTTCCTGCCCAAACAGCACAATTGACCTGAGAGGACCCTTGTTCCCCCTTTAGAGAGTCTCCTGTGcttttcttggaaaaaaaatgccTTCTTGTGTTCTCCTTGCACTTTAGTTTCCCATGCTTGTCTTCATCTTCAGGGTTCAACTGTTGAAGCACAAATAGCATTGCGTCCGTCTCCCCCACCACACATGCGTCACGGTCGAGCGGAGGAAGTTCCCCTGTAGTGTTAGGAATGGGACTGCAGATTATTATCCTGGTGGAGTCAATGAGACGGTCTATATGAGCACCTGTACAGCTTTTTGTCTCACGCTCAAGCGTTCTGCATTGAAAACTGCCAGCTCCTGCCGTTCGGCGACCTTTGGCTCAACTTTAAGCCTGCTTGGCAGAACACCACACCAAAAACACTGATACAATGCTTCGCAGAAAAAGGGAAAAAActggggagagagaaagagagtctTGTTTCCCACAATTGTTAGTCTGAGTTCTAACCCAAGTGACCTATAAAACAAGACACAGTGGACTACGTACAGTGACAGTGCATGAAAaatatgactttatttattgaaaaaggaaaaaaagaacactCTCCAGTTGACTTCTGTCCAGGTTACATCTCTGTCATCCAGAAGAACAGCTTTCGGTCCCCACCGATAACACATAGAGGCAGGGTCCTATGCCAGCTTAGACCAGCCCCCACAGATGCAGAACCAATCATCACAGGCTGCAATGACAATTCTATACCATTGTAATACAAAtctattttaaattcaaatagcAAAGTACATAATTTTACAAACCTGTGGATGGCCCAGATGATGCACCAATAACTGACTGTTGATTTTTCCCGGATAGCCTGTGGTAGCGAAAAGATTCTCATTTGCCCTTGACCATCTGTAGAAGAGAGGCCACCAGGATTATAGTCATGGATGCAGtcgaacaaagaaaacaatgaaTGATCTGATCattagacaaaaaaacaaaaaattaccTGAAATGTCTTGCCTTGTCAACATGAGCTGGTCTCTTCTCGAGTGGATAACTACAGGCAAAACACATCAGCATCATTTACCGACAGTTTAATTCACTCCACCTTTAACAAAACTGCTCAGTTGAATGTCGTAATTGTGATTTAGTGTGGAGGAGTTCATGTAAGACTTCAGAAGGTTTTAAGGCTTGATGCACAATATGGACATATTCTTGATTCTCAGAAAGATTAACTAAATTAAGTGGAACAGGGGAGACAGGTCATGTTGACCACACAATagttctgctttaaaagcatccCACTGCACAAACATAATGCATTTTAGCCACAGAAACAAAGTTGCATTTACCTAGAGCGGGTAATGTCCCAGATCACCCAATCGTTGGCCACCACAGCTCCAACCTTAATAGTGTTTGTGAGACACCAGTCAGCTGACATGAGTGGCACCTGCCCGCTGTCCAGAGACAGAATTGCGTGTTGTGTAACAAGGTCATAGAACCGTATAGTGCCTTTCTTCTCCGCCACCATCAACTGTATTAAAGAAATATATCACATCGAAAGTTCACATCGAAATCTACATCCTATATAACCATTAGTTCTGTCAGACTTGTTACTGACCTTGCAGATGTCCTCAGGGTGCCAACAGACACTTACACCAGGGGAACGCAGTCTGAATGAAATGGTTTCATTACCATCAAGGTCCCACACTCTTTAAGAAGGAAAGCAACAATATAATCTTCAGGTAAATACAATACAAACTGCAGACATTAAGTATGAGGACAGCTGTAATGGTCACCATGACATCTATCTCGCATGACGGCCAAAAGAACTTGTTAAAAACATTGTGTAGGTTAATTTTACATGATAAACAGGGATAAAGTCTCTGAAAGTACTAGGGATTAAATCAAGATGTGCACTTTTAACTGTGTGGATGTTCTTTTCCCCGTATTAGTTTCCAGTGTTAAGAAACTCAAAATTTAATCCAAATTTTAAGTGGTGCAATAAAGTTGGAGGTCACGGTGACAGAGCAAATGGTTCAGCAACAGGATAAAAAATAATGAGGCCATGAATGGGTTATTACATCACCCCCATCCCCATGTGTTCTAACCCTTTTAaaacatgcacatacacacaaacagagGAAGTCTGAAAGTAAAACAATCAAATGAGTtggttactaaaaaaaaaaaaaaaaaaaaaacactgtcagAAACAGGACACTAATCAAAAGCGGCATAATCCTAAGAAGAACTCAATTAGGCACACGGAAGGAAGTCAgattactaaaaataatttcttgCCAATGAAAAACCATAAACCGCtaacctaaaataaaacaacagaatgacTGAAGACTACAGAGTTTTGAATACAACTTAAATAGATACAGATTTCAAGCTATAGATGAGAAGATACACCAGCATTCATGAAACTTTGCAATCA
The sequence above is drawn from the Onychostoma macrolepis isolate SWU-2019 chromosome 04, ASM1243209v1, whole genome shotgun sequence genome and encodes:
- the nup37 gene encoding nucleoporin Nup37, giving the protein MPDETVRSASYTVSCEDYVHVVEFSPFDCGSPASLLAYGGNQYVVVGTCRFKEEDTEVEDVEFTSLQVFLHGVRVDAIAWSPETHLDKLPRVIRFCTAAADRKIRLWTSDLQNNCDVKVMEGHTSYINHLVFEPAEGKQIASVSDDHTCRVWDLDGNETISFRLRSPGVSVCWHPEDICKLMVAEKKGTIRFYDLVTQHAILSLDSGQVPLMSADWCLTNTIKVGAVVANDWVIWDITRSSYPLEKRPAHVDKARHFRWSRANENLFATTGYPGKINSQLLVHHLGHPQPVMIGSASVGAGLSWHRTLPLCVIGGDRKLFFWMTEM